A DNA window from Candidatus Methylomirabilota bacterium contains the following coding sequences:
- a CDS encoding isochorismatase family protein yields the protein MTLEELLVGRRTALLVIDMQNDFCHPDGAVAKRGGDVEPIQAMAPRLRRLLAAARRRGLPIIHVRTHHSPWTNSESWVTRHHGLNVVQCFPGSWGADFYAGFEPVSDDRWTPGAHEYVVTKHRFSAFIDTDLDLVLRSQTVQTLILTGATTDVCVESTARDGFMKDYAIVFVSDCTATSPATAHQAALESIRRSFGRVVSADELEAVWAAPASGTPASARARTTGIEVRTAATPASGTSHPDRRPFKKEVLLDDERERGFPAVVRFGPYLFVSGSDGHRDPQTERIVPDLAWKAVEQCRNSYGRIRRRLEQAGHGGGCAVRIQNFTSGQDWRLQRMALWPEYFGEAEHGLAVSFGAQARMSGINMITTTVMGVTPDVERVAVAPQPTPGRAARVVRAEPFVYVIGVGGLTHPRTREAAPEEVPEAFERQLRYAADWLATHLDRAGVAPRDLVRLDACIRDVNRAPAYHRFWQEQLGGEIPFATSAIGLPLGGRAEHEIGGLALAPGATKEVAWREDRPGVAEAVKAGQLVFVSGCSGLGDASTGRVRPEGSGEKPAQTRQALQRLEAALARFSLGLGDLLRLDIFLRDIYFEDACLELVRDRLGKDAPTMTVIGAEPADSAEVELTAIAGAP from the coding sequence ATGACGCTCGAGGAGCTGCTCGTGGGCCGCCGGACCGCGCTGCTCGTCATCGACATGCAGAACGACTTCTGCCACCCGGACGGCGCCGTCGCCAAGCGCGGAGGCGACGTCGAGCCGATCCAGGCCATGGCGCCCCGGCTGCGCCGGCTGCTGGCCGCCGCCCGCCGGCGCGGGCTGCCGATCATCCACGTCCGGACCCATCACAGCCCGTGGACCAACTCCGAGTCCTGGGTGACCCGGCATCACGGTTTGAACGTCGTGCAGTGCTTCCCCGGCTCCTGGGGCGCCGACTTCTACGCCGGGTTCGAGCCGGTCAGCGACGATCGCTGGACGCCGGGCGCCCACGAGTACGTCGTCACCAAGCACCGCTTCAGCGCCTTCATCGACACCGACCTCGATCTGGTTCTCCGCTCCCAGACCGTCCAGACGTTGATCCTGACCGGCGCCACCACCGACGTCTGTGTCGAGTCGACGGCCCGCGACGGGTTCATGAAGGACTACGCCATCGTGTTCGTGTCCGACTGCACGGCCACGTCGCCGGCGACCGCCCACCAGGCCGCCCTCGAGAGCATCCGGCGCAGCTTCGGCCGCGTGGTGTCGGCCGACGAGCTGGAAGCGGTCTGGGCGGCCCCCGCGTCCGGGACTCCGGCCTCGGCCCGCGCCCGCACCACCGGGATCGAGGTCCGGACGGCCGCGACCCCGGCGTCAGGGACGAGCCACCCGGATCGGCGCCCGTTCAAGAAAGAGGTCCTGCTCGACGACGAGCGCGAGCGGGGGTTCCCGGCCGTCGTCCGGTTCGGGCCGTACCTCTTCGTCTCCGGATCGGACGGCCATCGCGATCCGCAGACCGAGCGCATCGTGCCCGATCTGGCCTGGAAGGCGGTCGAGCAGTGCCGCAACTCCTACGGCCGCATCCGGCGGCGGCTGGAGCAGGCCGGCCATGGCGGCGGCTGTGCGGTGCGCATCCAGAACTTCACCAGCGGGCAGGACTGGCGCTTGCAGCGGATGGCGCTGTGGCCGGAGTACTTCGGCGAGGCCGAGCATGGCCTGGCCGTCAGCTTCGGGGCCCAGGCCCGGATGTCCGGCATCAACATGATCACGACCACGGTCATGGGCGTGACCCCCGACGTGGAACGGGTGGCCGTGGCGCCGCAGCCCACGCCCGGTCGGGCCGCCCGGGTGGTCCGGGCCGAGCCCTTCGTCTACGTCATCGGGGTCGGCGGCCTGACGCATCCCCGCACCCGGGAGGCCGCGCCCGAGGAAGTGCCGGAGGCCTTCGAGCGCCAGCTCCGCTATGCGGCCGACTGGCTGGCCACCCACCTCGATCGAGCCGGCGTGGCCCCGCGCGATCTCGTGCGGCTGGACGCGTGTATCCGCGACGTCAACCGGGCCCCGGCCTATCACCGCTTCTGGCAGGAGCAGCTCGGCGGGGAGATCCCCTTCGCGACCTCGGCGATCGGGCTCCCGCTCGGGGGCCGCGCCGAGCACGAGATCGGCGGCCTCGCGCTGGCGCCCGGTGCGACCAAGGAGGTGGCGTGGCGCGAGGATCGGCCCGGCGTGGCCGAGGCGGTGAAGGCCGGCCAGCTCGTGTTCGTCTCGGGCTGCTCCGGCCTCGGCGACGCCAGCACCGGACGCGTGCGGCCCGAAGGGTCCGGTGAGAAGCCCGCCCAGACCCGGCAGGCCTTGCAGCGCCTGGAGGCGGCGCTGGCCCGCTTCAGCCTCGGCCTCGGCGACCTGCTCCGGCTGGACATCTTCCTGCGGGACATCTACTTCGAGGACGCCTGTCTCGAGCTGGTCCGCGACCGGCTCGGAAAGGACGCGCCCACGATGACCGTGATCGGCGCCGAGCCGGCCGACTCGGCCGAGGTGGAGCTGACGGCGATCGCCGGCGCTCCGTGA